One window from the genome of Salvia miltiorrhiza cultivar Shanhuang (shh) chromosome 7, IMPLAD_Smil_shh, whole genome shotgun sequence encodes:
- the LOC130996213 gene encoding protein ACCUMULATION AND REPLICATION OF CHLOROPLASTS 3, chloroplastic isoform X1 yields MNLFYPNTTAPHSFSRLSSFPQTTLHKRRSKLFVGCRSNSIKQKLSCNCVTSSCESSSGRSNGGSDTSGECGECLDVIVVGSRKDALLDFCSASPFLSPVLRFWNVLGADSEQVQLQQRFASKDSTPRTVEDFLAWHTSKAVILVASAAYGSDHITALEVLSNVKSGNGFVVGIILMPFSFEGKRRQDEVKDLVGKLQKQTNFCIVLETDTLLENDLVTLDEALRTTNNAVLMAIYTISILLSEKHMKFLSAKDDSIREIQLPEFQEVFENYKEARIGFGAGYNVKASLLRAINDCPFLVVDIKDLDGVVLCVIASSGAVESSEANNILHTVRVITKCSGKIIVAIVHEPYLEANTIVSAIIVFGYTRKQLAPAPRSGILSSLGQHFPSIFNIFKKQHQQLNNLEKVILSESPHVSNEINPPVIKDMSETNSLDGTADDTVVISGKTLNTFGDAEEEFPSSRSDHSSGEKEVDLLDTNFSSLPYELISEGNYVFKRELFTRGNMGPSHSTESKYGTNFTDAAALVDSVSIYRLPVGVKNLEKLEESPVSSNNKRGAAWRIDDDEKTVPNVSWSGLADVNFNNASIFNKGSSANNSKKQGVLSVRAASMLESERDSQKKWSRVVEMRYRGGKYKGRSQGGLPEGKGRLLLGDGSIYDGMWRYGKRSGLGTFYFNNGDVFQGSWRDDVMHGKGWIYFHTGDRWFVNFWKGKADGEGRFYSKHGDVFFGHFKEGWRHGHFLRINVDGTRAEELWEEGVLVSETQLDPNEDG; encoded by the exons ATGAACCTTTTCTACCCCAATACCACTGCGCCACATTCCTTCTCACGCCTTTCATCCTTTCCACAAACAACCCTCCATAAACGCCGTTCTAAGTTGTTTGTCGGATGCCGCTCAAATTCCATCAAACAGAAATTAAGCTGCAATTGCGTCACTTCTAGCTGCGAAAGTAGCAGTGGGCGTAGCAATGGCGGTAGTGATACGTCGGGGGAATGCGGCGAGTGCCTGGACGTGATAGTGGTGGGCAGCCGGAAAGATGCGCTGCTGGACTTCTGCTCGGCCTCGCCTTTCCTATCCCCTGTTTTGAGATTCTG GAACGTTCTTGGTGCTGACTCGGAACAGGTGCAACTGCAACAAAGGTTCGCAAGCAAAG ATAGCACTCCAAGAACTGTGGAAGACTTCTTGGCTTGGCACACTTCTAAAGCTGTGATACTT GTTGCTAGTGCTGCTTATGGTTCAGATCATATTACAGCACTTGAGGTCCTTAGCAATGTCAAGAGTGGAAATGGGTTTGTGGTGGGCATAATATTGATGCCATTTAGCTTTGAAGGGAAAAGACGCCAAGATGAG GTCAAGGATTTGGTTGGCAAACTTCAAAAGCAGACAAATTTCTGTATTG TTCTTGAAACTGATACACTTCTCGAAAATGATTTGGTAACTCTGGATGAGGCTTTGAGGACTACCAATAATGCTGTTTTGATGGCCATATACACCATTTCCATTTTATTATCT GAGAAGCACATGAAGTTTCTGAGTGCAAAAGATGATTCGATCAGAGAAATTCAACTTCCTGAGTTTCAAGAA GTTTTTGAAAACTATAAAGAAGCAAGAATTGGATTTGGGGCTGGTTACAACGTCAAAGCATCACTGTTGCGAGCTATAAATGACTGCCCTTTCCTGGTAGTTGACATAAAG GATCTTGATGGTGTAGTTTTATGCGtcattgcaagttcaggtgCTGTGGAAAGCAGTGAGGCGAATAATATTTTGCATACTGTTCGTGTAATTACAAAATGCAGTGGAAAAATAATTGTAGCTATAGTCCATGAGCCCTATCTGGAGGCTAACACAATAGTATCTGCCATCATTGTTTTTGG ATACACCAGAAAACAGTTGGCTCCTGCTCCAAGAAGTGGCATATTATCGAGCCTGGGTCAGCATTTCCCTTCCATTTTCAATATCTTTAAGAAGCAACACCAGCAACTGAACAACCTTGAGAAAGTCATTTTATCTGAGAGTCCACATGTCTCTAATGAGATAAATCCTCCTGTCATTAAAGATATGTCTGAGACAAATTCTTTAGATGGTACTGCTGATGACACTGTTGTTATCTCTGGGAAAACCCTAAATACATTCGGTGATGCAGAGGAAGAATTCCCTTCTTCCAG GAGTGACCATAGTTCTGGAGAAAAAGAGGTAGACCTATTGGATACCAATTTTAGTTCTTTGCCATATGAGTTAATTTCTGAAG GAAACTACGTGTTCAAGAGGGAGCTGTTTACTAGAGGAAATATGGGGCCAAGTCATTCAACTGAATCCAAATACGGAACCAATTTTACAGATGCAGCTGCACTGGTTGACAGTGTCAGCATCTACAGATTACCTGTGGGtgtaaaaaatttagaaaagtTGGAAGAGTCTCCTGTCTCCTCAAACAATAAGCGTGGAGCAGCATGGAGAATTGATGACGATGAGAAAACTGTACCAAATGTGTCTTGGTCTGGACTGGCTGATGTCAATTTCAATAATGCTTCTATATTCAACAAAGGAAGTAGCGCCAATAATTCTAAGAAGCAGGGAGTGCTTTCTGTTCGTGCTGCATCCATGTTG GAATCAGAGAGAGATTCACAAAAGAAGTGGAGTCGTGTGGTTGAGATGAGATATCGTGGAGGAAAATACAAAGGGCGCTCTCAAGGAGGACTTCCTGAAGGAAAG GGACGTCTATTGCTTGGTGATGGAAGCATCTATGATGGTATGTGGCGCTATGGAAAGAGATCAGGTCTTGGAACATTCTACTTCAACAATGGGGATGTTTTCCAGGGATCATGGAGGGATGATGTCATGCATGGCAAG GGATGGATTTACTTCCACACAGGGGATAGATGGTTTGTTAACTTCTGGAAGGGAAAAGCTGATGGAGAAGGCCGTTTTTACTCAAAGCATGGTGATGTTTTCTTTGGCCACTTCAAAGAGGGATGGCGACATGGCCACTTTCTTCGTATCAATGTTGATGGGACAAG GGCCGAAGAGTTATGGGAGGAAGGTGTGCTCGTCAGTGAAACACAATTGGATCCCAATGAAGATGGTTGA
- the LOC130996213 gene encoding protein ACCUMULATION AND REPLICATION OF CHLOROPLASTS 3, chloroplastic isoform X2 → MNLFYPNTTAPHSFSRLSSFPQTTLHKRRSKLFVGCRSNSIKQKLSCNCVTSSCESSSGRSNGGSDTSGECGECLDVIVVGSRKDALLDFCSASPFLSPVLRFWNVLGADSEQVQLQQRFASKDSTPRTVEDFLAWHTSKAVILVASAAYGSDHITALEVLSNVKSGNGFVVGIILMPFSFEGKRRQDEVKDLVGKLQKQTNFCIVLETDTLLENDLVTLDEALRTTNNAVLMAIYTISILLSEKHMKFLSAKDDSIREIQLPEFQEVFENYKEARIGFGAGYNVKASLLRAINDCPFLDLDGVVLCVIASSGAVESSEANNILHTVRVITKCSGKIIVAIVHEPYLEANTIVSAIIVFGYTRKQLAPAPRSGILSSLGQHFPSIFNIFKKQHQQLNNLEKVILSESPHVSNEINPPVIKDMSETNSLDGTADDTVVISGKTLNTFGDAEEEFPSSRSDHSSGEKEVDLLDTNFSSLPYELISEGNYVFKRELFTRGNMGPSHSTESKYGTNFTDAAALVDSVSIYRLPVGVKNLEKLEESPVSSNNKRGAAWRIDDDEKTVPNVSWSGLADVNFNNASIFNKGSSANNSKKQGVLSVRAASMLESERDSQKKWSRVVEMRYRGGKYKGRSQGGLPEGKGRLLLGDGSIYDGMWRYGKRSGLGTFYFNNGDVFQGSWRDDVMHGKGWIYFHTGDRWFVNFWKGKADGEGRFYSKHGDVFFGHFKEGWRHGHFLRINVDGTRAEELWEEGVLVSETQLDPNEDG, encoded by the exons ATGAACCTTTTCTACCCCAATACCACTGCGCCACATTCCTTCTCACGCCTTTCATCCTTTCCACAAACAACCCTCCATAAACGCCGTTCTAAGTTGTTTGTCGGATGCCGCTCAAATTCCATCAAACAGAAATTAAGCTGCAATTGCGTCACTTCTAGCTGCGAAAGTAGCAGTGGGCGTAGCAATGGCGGTAGTGATACGTCGGGGGAATGCGGCGAGTGCCTGGACGTGATAGTGGTGGGCAGCCGGAAAGATGCGCTGCTGGACTTCTGCTCGGCCTCGCCTTTCCTATCCCCTGTTTTGAGATTCTG GAACGTTCTTGGTGCTGACTCGGAACAGGTGCAACTGCAACAAAGGTTCGCAAGCAAAG ATAGCACTCCAAGAACTGTGGAAGACTTCTTGGCTTGGCACACTTCTAAAGCTGTGATACTT GTTGCTAGTGCTGCTTATGGTTCAGATCATATTACAGCACTTGAGGTCCTTAGCAATGTCAAGAGTGGAAATGGGTTTGTGGTGGGCATAATATTGATGCCATTTAGCTTTGAAGGGAAAAGACGCCAAGATGAG GTCAAGGATTTGGTTGGCAAACTTCAAAAGCAGACAAATTTCTGTATTG TTCTTGAAACTGATACACTTCTCGAAAATGATTTGGTAACTCTGGATGAGGCTTTGAGGACTACCAATAATGCTGTTTTGATGGCCATATACACCATTTCCATTTTATTATCT GAGAAGCACATGAAGTTTCTGAGTGCAAAAGATGATTCGATCAGAGAAATTCAACTTCCTGAGTTTCAAGAA GTTTTTGAAAACTATAAAGAAGCAAGAATTGGATTTGGGGCTGGTTACAACGTCAAAGCATCACTGTTGCGAGCTATAAATGACTGCCCTTTCCTG GATCTTGATGGTGTAGTTTTATGCGtcattgcaagttcaggtgCTGTGGAAAGCAGTGAGGCGAATAATATTTTGCATACTGTTCGTGTAATTACAAAATGCAGTGGAAAAATAATTGTAGCTATAGTCCATGAGCCCTATCTGGAGGCTAACACAATAGTATCTGCCATCATTGTTTTTGG ATACACCAGAAAACAGTTGGCTCCTGCTCCAAGAAGTGGCATATTATCGAGCCTGGGTCAGCATTTCCCTTCCATTTTCAATATCTTTAAGAAGCAACACCAGCAACTGAACAACCTTGAGAAAGTCATTTTATCTGAGAGTCCACATGTCTCTAATGAGATAAATCCTCCTGTCATTAAAGATATGTCTGAGACAAATTCTTTAGATGGTACTGCTGATGACACTGTTGTTATCTCTGGGAAAACCCTAAATACATTCGGTGATGCAGAGGAAGAATTCCCTTCTTCCAG GAGTGACCATAGTTCTGGAGAAAAAGAGGTAGACCTATTGGATACCAATTTTAGTTCTTTGCCATATGAGTTAATTTCTGAAG GAAACTACGTGTTCAAGAGGGAGCTGTTTACTAGAGGAAATATGGGGCCAAGTCATTCAACTGAATCCAAATACGGAACCAATTTTACAGATGCAGCTGCACTGGTTGACAGTGTCAGCATCTACAGATTACCTGTGGGtgtaaaaaatttagaaaagtTGGAAGAGTCTCCTGTCTCCTCAAACAATAAGCGTGGAGCAGCATGGAGAATTGATGACGATGAGAAAACTGTACCAAATGTGTCTTGGTCTGGACTGGCTGATGTCAATTTCAATAATGCTTCTATATTCAACAAAGGAAGTAGCGCCAATAATTCTAAGAAGCAGGGAGTGCTTTCTGTTCGTGCTGCATCCATGTTG GAATCAGAGAGAGATTCACAAAAGAAGTGGAGTCGTGTGGTTGAGATGAGATATCGTGGAGGAAAATACAAAGGGCGCTCTCAAGGAGGACTTCCTGAAGGAAAG GGACGTCTATTGCTTGGTGATGGAAGCATCTATGATGGTATGTGGCGCTATGGAAAGAGATCAGGTCTTGGAACATTCTACTTCAACAATGGGGATGTTTTCCAGGGATCATGGAGGGATGATGTCATGCATGGCAAG GGATGGATTTACTTCCACACAGGGGATAGATGGTTTGTTAACTTCTGGAAGGGAAAAGCTGATGGAGAAGGCCGTTTTTACTCAAAGCATGGTGATGTTTTCTTTGGCCACTTCAAAGAGGGATGGCGACATGGCCACTTTCTTCGTATCAATGTTGATGGGACAAG GGCCGAAGAGTTATGGGAGGAAGGTGTGCTCGTCAGTGAAACACAATTGGATCCCAATGAAGATGGTTGA
- the LOC130996213 gene encoding protein ACCUMULATION AND REPLICATION OF CHLOROPLASTS 3, chloroplastic isoform X3 has translation MNLFYPNTTAPHSFSRLSSFPQTTLHKRRSKLFVGCRSNSIKQKLSCNCVTSSCESSSGRSNGGSDTSGECGECLDVIVVGSRKDALLDFCSASPFLSPVLRFWNVLGADSEQVQLQQRFASKVLETDTLLENDLVTLDEALRTTNNAVLMAIYTISILLSEKHMKFLSAKDDSIREIQLPEFQEVFENYKEARIGFGAGYNVKASLLRAINDCPFLVVDIKDLDGVVLCVIASSGAVESSEANNILHTVRVITKCSGKIIVAIVHEPYLEANTIVSAIIVFGYTRKQLAPAPRSGILSSLGQHFPSIFNIFKKQHQQLNNLEKVILSESPHVSNEINPPVIKDMSETNSLDGTADDTVVISGKTLNTFGDAEEEFPSSRSDHSSGEKEVDLLDTNFSSLPYELISEGNYVFKRELFTRGNMGPSHSTESKYGTNFTDAAALVDSVSIYRLPVGVKNLEKLEESPVSSNNKRGAAWRIDDDEKTVPNVSWSGLADVNFNNASIFNKGSSANNSKKQGVLSVRAASMLESERDSQKKWSRVVEMRYRGGKYKGRSQGGLPEGKGRLLLGDGSIYDGMWRYGKRSGLGTFYFNNGDVFQGSWRDDVMHGKGWIYFHTGDRWFVNFWKGKADGEGRFYSKHGDVFFGHFKEGWRHGHFLRINVDGTRAEELWEEGVLVSETQLDPNEDG, from the exons ATGAACCTTTTCTACCCCAATACCACTGCGCCACATTCCTTCTCACGCCTTTCATCCTTTCCACAAACAACCCTCCATAAACGCCGTTCTAAGTTGTTTGTCGGATGCCGCTCAAATTCCATCAAACAGAAATTAAGCTGCAATTGCGTCACTTCTAGCTGCGAAAGTAGCAGTGGGCGTAGCAATGGCGGTAGTGATACGTCGGGGGAATGCGGCGAGTGCCTGGACGTGATAGTGGTGGGCAGCCGGAAAGATGCGCTGCTGGACTTCTGCTCGGCCTCGCCTTTCCTATCCCCTGTTTTGAGATTCTG GAACGTTCTTGGTGCTGACTCGGAACAGGTGCAACTGCAACAAAGGTTCGCAAGCAAAG TTCTTGAAACTGATACACTTCTCGAAAATGATTTGGTAACTCTGGATGAGGCTTTGAGGACTACCAATAATGCTGTTTTGATGGCCATATACACCATTTCCATTTTATTATCT GAGAAGCACATGAAGTTTCTGAGTGCAAAAGATGATTCGATCAGAGAAATTCAACTTCCTGAGTTTCAAGAA GTTTTTGAAAACTATAAAGAAGCAAGAATTGGATTTGGGGCTGGTTACAACGTCAAAGCATCACTGTTGCGAGCTATAAATGACTGCCCTTTCCTGGTAGTTGACATAAAG GATCTTGATGGTGTAGTTTTATGCGtcattgcaagttcaggtgCTGTGGAAAGCAGTGAGGCGAATAATATTTTGCATACTGTTCGTGTAATTACAAAATGCAGTGGAAAAATAATTGTAGCTATAGTCCATGAGCCCTATCTGGAGGCTAACACAATAGTATCTGCCATCATTGTTTTTGG ATACACCAGAAAACAGTTGGCTCCTGCTCCAAGAAGTGGCATATTATCGAGCCTGGGTCAGCATTTCCCTTCCATTTTCAATATCTTTAAGAAGCAACACCAGCAACTGAACAACCTTGAGAAAGTCATTTTATCTGAGAGTCCACATGTCTCTAATGAGATAAATCCTCCTGTCATTAAAGATATGTCTGAGACAAATTCTTTAGATGGTACTGCTGATGACACTGTTGTTATCTCTGGGAAAACCCTAAATACATTCGGTGATGCAGAGGAAGAATTCCCTTCTTCCAG GAGTGACCATAGTTCTGGAGAAAAAGAGGTAGACCTATTGGATACCAATTTTAGTTCTTTGCCATATGAGTTAATTTCTGAAG GAAACTACGTGTTCAAGAGGGAGCTGTTTACTAGAGGAAATATGGGGCCAAGTCATTCAACTGAATCCAAATACGGAACCAATTTTACAGATGCAGCTGCACTGGTTGACAGTGTCAGCATCTACAGATTACCTGTGGGtgtaaaaaatttagaaaagtTGGAAGAGTCTCCTGTCTCCTCAAACAATAAGCGTGGAGCAGCATGGAGAATTGATGACGATGAGAAAACTGTACCAAATGTGTCTTGGTCTGGACTGGCTGATGTCAATTTCAATAATGCTTCTATATTCAACAAAGGAAGTAGCGCCAATAATTCTAAGAAGCAGGGAGTGCTTTCTGTTCGTGCTGCATCCATGTTG GAATCAGAGAGAGATTCACAAAAGAAGTGGAGTCGTGTGGTTGAGATGAGATATCGTGGAGGAAAATACAAAGGGCGCTCTCAAGGAGGACTTCCTGAAGGAAAG GGACGTCTATTGCTTGGTGATGGAAGCATCTATGATGGTATGTGGCGCTATGGAAAGAGATCAGGTCTTGGAACATTCTACTTCAACAATGGGGATGTTTTCCAGGGATCATGGAGGGATGATGTCATGCATGGCAAG GGATGGATTTACTTCCACACAGGGGATAGATGGTTTGTTAACTTCTGGAAGGGAAAAGCTGATGGAGAAGGCCGTTTTTACTCAAAGCATGGTGATGTTTTCTTTGGCCACTTCAAAGAGGGATGGCGACATGGCCACTTTCTTCGTATCAATGTTGATGGGACAAG GGCCGAAGAGTTATGGGAGGAAGGTGTGCTCGTCAGTGAAACACAATTGGATCCCAATGAAGATGGTTGA
- the LOC130996215 gene encoding LOW QUALITY PROTEIN: protein CHROMATIN REMODELING 19 (The sequence of the model RefSeq protein was modified relative to this genomic sequence to represent the inferred CDS: deleted 1 base in 1 codon) has product MKRERELIELSEDEWSPHSDSFKPSRVLKPNPPPPNPPPPIESFAFSKTTTNSNEILVIESSSSDGAATGNVNEFEDLEDDDAELEVSKRASTSTRGSRFVIDDDDEEDDDGGGGDDDDGDFSDPGMWLEEEEDDVVKKALRKCEKISAELKQELYGTSTAACDQYSEVELGSAAAARIVTQDDVNEACGAGEDFQPILKPYQLIGVNFLMLLYRKKIGGAILADEMGLGKTVQAITYLTLLKHLEDDPGPHLIVCPASVLENWERELKKWCPSFNVLQYHGSARSAYSRELSSLGKAGLPPPFDVILVCYSLFERHSLQQKEDRKILRHWKWSCVLMDEAHALKDKNSFRWKNLMSVARNAGQRLMLTGTPLQNDLHELWSLLEFIMPGLFETGDVDLKKLLNAEDRDLICRMKSILGPFILRRLKSDVMQQLVPKTQKIEYVCMGKEQEDAYKEAIENYRAISQARIMKSSETSLSNVVNMLPRRQISNYFLEFRKIANHPLLVRRIYTDDDVVRIAKMLHPKGVFGFECTLERVVEELKSYNDFSIHRLLLYYGDADLKGTLSDEHAMVSAKCQALGELLPKLSRAGSRVLIFSQWTSMLDILEWTLDVIGVTYRRLDGSTQVKERQTIVDTFNKDTSIFACLLSTRAGGQGLNLVGADTVIIHDMDFNPQIDRQAEDRCHRIGQTKPVTVYRLVTKCTVDENVYEIAKRKLTLDAAVLESGVEVDNEGEIPDKTMAEILSSLLLH; this is encoded by the exons atgaagagagagagagaattgatcGAACTCTCCGAAGACGAATGGTCTCCCCACTCCGATTCCTTCAAACCCTCGCGCGTCCTCAAGCCCAATCCCCCTCCTCCAAACCCTCCTCCCCCCATAGAGTCCTTCGCTTTCTCCAAAACCACAACCAATTCCAATGAAATCCTCGTAATTGAGAGCTCTTCCTCCGATGGCGCCGCCACCGGAAACGTGAACGAGTTTGAGGATTTGGAGGACGATGATGCTGAACTTGAGGTCAGTAAGAGAGCTTCGACGAGTACACGGGGGAGCAGGTTCGTGATCGACGACGACGACGAGGAAGACGATGATGGCGGCGGAGGCGACGATGACGATGGTGATTTTAGCGACCCTGGGATGTGGctggaggaggaggaagatgaTGTCGTTAAGAAGGCTTTACGCAAATGTGAGAAGATTTCAGCTGAGTTGAAGCAGGAGTTGTACGGCACAAGCACTGCTGCGTGTGATCAGTACTCTGAAGTGGAGTTGgggtctgctgctgctgctagaATTGTCACTCAG GATGACGTGAATGAAGCGTGCGGAGCTGGGGAGGATTTTCAGCCTATACTAAAGCCATACCAGCTAATTGGAGTCAATTTTCTTATGCTTCTGTATAGGAAGAAAATTGGTGGAG CTATCTTGGCAGATGAGATGGGTCTTGGGAAGACTGTCCAG GCCATAACTTATCTGACCCTGTTGAAGCATCTGGAAGATGATCCTGGCCCCCATTTAATCGTATGTCCTGCATCTGTTTTGGAAAATTGGGAAAGGGAGCTTAAGAAATGGTGTCCATCATTTAATGTGCTTCAGTATCATGGTTCTGCTCGGTCAGCCTATTCAAGAGAGTTAAGCTCTCTGGGAAAGGCCGGGCTGCCACCGCCATTTGATGTTATTCTTGTGTGCTATTCACTTTTCGAACGCCACAG TTTGCAGCAGAAAGAAGACCGTAAAATTCTGAGACATTGGAAGTGGAGTTGTGTGCTGATGGATGAGGCTCATGCATTAAAGGATAAGAATAGTTTCAGGTGGAAAAATTTGATGTCAGTTGCAAGAAATGCAGGACAGCGTCTGATGCTTACAGGCACACCGCTACAGAATGATTTGCAT GAGCTGTGGTCGTTGTTGGAGTTTATAATGCCTGGTCTTTTTGAAACTGGGGATGTTGATTtgaaaaagttgttgaatgcAGAAGACAGAGACCTAATTTGTAGAATGAAGTCCATTCTAGGACCATTCATCTTAAGAAGATTAAAATCAGATGTAATGCAACAGCTAGTTCCAAAGACGCAGAAG ATTGAATACGTTTGCATGGGAAAGGAACAAGAAGATGCTTATAAAGAAGCGATTGAAAATTATCGTGCGATATCTCAAGCTCGTATTATGAAATCATCTGAAACTAGCTTAAGTAACGTGGTCAACATGCTCCCTCGACGACaaatttctaattattttcTGGAATTCCGCAAG ATAGCAAATCATCCATTATTGGTGAGACGCATCTACACAGATGATGATGTTGTTCGTATTGCTAAAATGCTGCATCCAAAAGGTGTATTTGGGTTTGAATGTACCTTAGAACGCGTGGTCGAGGAGCTTAAGAGTTACAATGACTTCTCTATTCATCGG CTTCTACTTTACTATGGTGATGCTGACTTGAAAGGAACTCTTTCTGATGAACATGCTATGGTTTCTGCAAAATGTCAG GCATTGGGTGAACTTCTCCCTAAGTTAAGCCGTGCTGGGAGCCGTGTTCTTATTTTTAGCCAATGGACATCAATGCTTGATATATTGGAGTGGACTTTGGATGTGATTGGTGTGACCTACAGGCGCCTTGATGGAAG TACACAGGTGAAAGAGAGACAGACAATTGTGGATACCTTCAATAAGGACACTTCAATATTTGCATGTTTGCTGTCCACAAGGGCAGGAGGACAGGGTCTGAACTTGGTCGGAGCTGATACCGTTATAATCCATGACATGGATTTTAATCCCCAGATTGATCGTCAGGCTGAAGATCGCTGTCATCGCATTGGGCAAACGAAGCCTGTTACAGTATACAG GCTTGTGACGAAGTGCACGGTGGATGAGAAC GTTTATGAGATTGCAAAGAGGAAATTAACATTGGATGCAGCTGTCCTCGAATCAGGAGTAGAAGTAGATAATGAAGGGGAGATCCCTGATAAGACTATGGCAGAGATATTATCTTCGCTATTATTGCACTAA